From Aquipuribacter hungaricus, the proteins below share one genomic window:
- a CDS encoding OB-fold nucleic acid binding domain-containing protein, with protein sequence MDDRSWRSALTSLVRSDDEVAARRLAESSGRHGGTPVDSLPGRCRATVCGTLRSVTVDPSANCCSVEAELFDGSGTVRLRWIGRESIAGIEPGRQVRVTGTMSHCSGGNRLMYNPAYELLPQRP encoded by the coding sequence ATGGACGACCGCAGCTGGCGCAGCGCGCTCACCTCCCTCGTGCGCAGCGACGACGAGGTCGCCGCCCGGCGGCTGGCCGAGAGCTCGGGCCGCCACGGCGGCACGCCCGTCGACTCCCTGCCCGGGCGCTGCCGCGCGACCGTGTGCGGCACCCTGCGATCGGTCACCGTCGACCCGTCCGCGAACTGCTGCAGCGTGGAGGCCGAGCTGTTCGACGGCTCCGGCACCGTGCGGCTGCGCTGGATCGGCCGGGAGTCGATCGCCGGCATCGAGCCGGGCCGCCAGGTCCGGGTCACCGGCACCATGAGCCACTGCAGCGGTGGTAACCGCCTGATGTACAACCCGGCCTACGAGCTCCTCCCGCAGCGCCCGTGA
- a CDS encoding DUF3159 domain-containing protein — protein MTALPPTPPASAHGTPAPEPRVAAGAPVAAAPGTAGGPTTVEEVVRAELLRALGGWRGTVEAAVPILAFVVAWTLTDQLRTSIAVAAAAMAVFVVVRLLQRQTLVHVSSGVLGLVVAAVVASRTGNASDFFLPGILYNAGLAVVFAASMLAGWPVVGFMFGAVTGDVTGWRGRSGVRRLFQKLTAVLLANYVLRVVVQLPLYLSGSVVALGISKLALGWPLLGVSVLAIGALLAAGRTPLTPEDLEALQARTEEREGQGPRPGAAPR, from the coding sequence GTGACGGCCCTGCCGCCGACGCCCCCGGCCTCGGCGCACGGCACCCCCGCCCCTGAGCCCCGGGTCGCCGCTGGGGCCCCAGTCGCCGCGGCGCCCGGCACCGCCGGTGGGCCGACCACGGTCGAGGAGGTCGTCCGCGCCGAGCTGCTCCGCGCGCTCGGCGGCTGGCGCGGCACGGTCGAGGCCGCGGTCCCCATCCTCGCCTTCGTCGTCGCGTGGACCCTCACCGACCAGCTGCGGACCTCCATCGCCGTCGCCGCCGCCGCGATGGCCGTCTTCGTCGTCGTGCGCCTGCTCCAGCGCCAGACGCTCGTCCACGTCTCCTCGGGCGTGCTCGGCCTCGTCGTGGCCGCCGTGGTCGCCTCGCGCACCGGCAACGCCAGCGACTTCTTCCTGCCGGGCATCCTCTACAACGCAGGCCTGGCCGTCGTCTTCGCCGCCTCGATGCTCGCGGGCTGGCCCGTCGTCGGCTTCATGTTCGGCGCCGTCACCGGGGACGTCACGGGCTGGCGCGGCCGGAGCGGGGTGCGGCGGCTGTTCCAGAAGCTCACCGCGGTGCTGCTGGCGAACTACGTCCTGCGCGTCGTGGTGCAGCTGCCGCTGTACCTGTCCGGGTCCGTCGTCGCGCTCGGCATCAGCAAGCTCGCGCTCGGCTGGCCCCTGCTCGGGGTGTCGGTGCTGGCGATCGGCGCGCTCCTGGCGGCCGGGCGGACCCCGCTCACCCCCGAGGACCTCGAGGCGCTGCAGGCCCGCACCGAGGAGCGCGAGGGCCAGGGCCCCCGTCCGGGCGCAGCGCCCCGCTGA